A single window of Polaribacter sp. SA4-10 DNA harbors:
- a CDS encoding FecR domain-containing protein, protein MKAILLALFLILYSTLAFSQEEPSILINFKNVPATEVIQILEKKFDVKISYLDESIENKTVSLNEKQRTLKEILFELSAILNIKFKFINERYIIINQKDTTEKILEQLSEVIIKSYLANGISKSKNATYTIKPKKLDILPGLTEADVLESILELPGVISPNETATGLHVRGGTPDQNHIIWDDITMYHTGHLFGMISPFNPYITKNITFHNKGTNPRFGERISSVIELSSNNEVVSKTHFGFGFNGISADANIEVPIVKDKLSVLVSFRRSYEDYYETKTFHKLEDKVFQNTSIEDNDISEEDFNFKDYNLKLNYFLNEENSFSFSTIHIDNDLDHVYKDLNNTNSNQDVLDRENDGYSLNWRKSWSENISQKTKISHSNYGLSYNFITNKNGSQVSDFNKENTIKETNFLTEFSLETEKANLFNFGYQSSFKNVKYSFIETKDLRYILDKNNSKVDTYSIFGNFSNRNFKYFDFDIGLRATYYNQLNAFRLEPRLLLLKNITQNLKFQFSGEIRNQIISQIEETVLSDLSLENKLWRLADGNTAPIINSKQISAGFLYQKNKWSFDIDTYIKNTSGITSLSLGFLSAGNNRFHNGRQKIFGTDIYVKKDFNRIKTWISYSFTDIKNKYDGINDNKYFTSSNEIRQALSTSIAYKTKNLQVALGWKWHTGKPYTISNVDPNDNSIVFDEINTGKLQNYHRLDLSSFYIFSFSKDSRLKGKIGFSIRNVYSQKNHIGRDYTGNNIPNDPILVLDKYAVNFVPNFLFRVDW, encoded by the coding sequence AAAGAAATACTTTTTGAGCTTTCAGCTATTTTAAATATTAAATTTAAGTTTATAAATGAACGTTATATTATAATTAATCAAAAAGATACAACCGAAAAGATATTAGAACAATTAAGTGAAGTAATTATAAAAAGCTATCTAGCTAATGGTATTTCAAAAAGTAAAAATGCAACCTATACTATTAAACCAAAAAAGTTAGACATTTTACCAGGTTTAACAGAGGCCGATGTATTAGAAAGTATATTAGAATTACCAGGAGTAATAAGCCCTAATGAAACAGCTACTGGACTTCATGTTAGAGGTGGTACTCCAGACCAAAACCATATTATTTGGGATGATATAACCATGTATCATACAGGACACTTATTTGGTATGATCTCTCCTTTTAACCCTTATATAACTAAAAATATTACTTTTCATAACAAAGGTACAAATCCACGATTTGGAGAGAGAATTTCTAGTGTAATTGAGCTCTCTAGTAATAATGAGGTTGTTTCTAAAACACATTTTGGTTTTGGTTTTAATGGTATAAGTGCAGATGCAAATATTGAGGTGCCAATAGTAAAGGATAAATTAAGTGTATTAGTTTCTTTTAGGAGGTCTTATGAAGATTATTACGAAACTAAAACTTTTCATAAACTCGAAGATAAGGTCTTTCAAAATACTTCAATTGAAGACAATGATATATCTGAAGAAGATTTCAATTTTAAAGATTATAACTTAAAATTAAACTATTTTTTAAATGAAGAGAACTCATTTTCTTTTAGTACTATTCATATTGATAACGACTTAGATCACGTCTATAAAGATTTAAATAATACGAATTCAAATCAAGATGTGTTAGATCGAGAAAATGATGGCTATAGTCTAAATTGGAGAAAATCATGGAGTGAAAACATTTCACAAAAAACAAAGATTAGCCATTCTAATTATGGATTAAGTTATAATTTTATAACAAATAAGAATGGTAGCCAAGTTTCAGATTTTAATAAAGAGAATACCATAAAGGAAACTAATTTTTTAACTGAGTTTTCATTAGAAACTGAAAAGGCAAACTTATTTAACTTTGGTTATCAATCTTCTTTTAAAAATGTAAAGTATTCTTTTATTGAAACAAAAGATTTACGCTATATTTTAGATAAAAATAATTCTAAAGTCGACACATATTCCATCTTTGGAAATTTTTCAAATAGAAATTTCAAATATTTTGATTTTGATATAGGTTTAAGAGCAACTTATTATAACCAATTAAATGCTTTTAGATTGGAACCAAGATTATTGTTGTTAAAAAATATCACCCAAAATTTAAAATTTCAATTTTCGGGAGAAATTAGAAATCAAATTATTAGTCAAATAGAAGAAACCGTTTTAAGTGATTTATCTCTTGAAAATAAACTTTGGCGATTAGCAGATGGTAATACAGCTCCCATAATAAATAGCAAACAAATTTCTGCAGGTTTTTTATATCAAAAAAATAAATGGAGTTTTGATATTGATACTTATATAAAAAACACCTCTGGAATAACTTCACTTTCTTTAGGTTTTCTAAGTGCAGGAAATAATAGGTTTCATAATGGTAGACAGAAAATATTTGGAACAGATATTTATGTAAAAAAAGATTTTAACAGAATAAAAACATGGATTAGTTATTCTTTTACAGATATTAAGAATAAATATGATGGTATAAATGATAATAAATACTTTACTTCTAGTAATGAAATAAGGCAAGCTTTATCTACTTCTATAGCTTACAAAACTAAAAATTTACAAGTTGCTTTAGGTTGGAAATGGCACACAGGAAAGCCCTATACAATTTCAAACGTAGACCCAAATGACAATAGTATTGTTTTTGATGAAATTAACACAGGAAAGCTTCAAAATTATCATCGTTTAGATCTTTCTTCATTTTATATTTTTTCTTTTAGTAAAGACTCTCGTTTAAAAGGGAAGATAGGCTTTTCAATAAGGAATGTTTATAGTCAAAAAAACCATATTGGTAGAGATTATACAGGGAATAACATACCAAATGACCCGATTTTGGTTTTAGATAAATATGCCGTTAATTTTGTGCCGAACTTTTTATTTAGGGTAGATTGGTAA